A region of Sulfurimonas sp. DNA encodes the following proteins:
- a CDS encoding molybdopterin molybdotransferase MoeA, producing the protein MKLLSYETSQTMLDLLDVGNLRTQNLPLSSSLGRILAEDIVAEFHDPQFPTASMDGYALKHEDLDEDSILILGDNPAGHNETRIVNSGECIKTFTGSKMPEGTDTLIQIENVSVNDGKIIIDEKVSFASSVRPIAEAYSSGDILIQKGTKIGFAEIGVMAGLNCVMVKVALKPRVAVISTGSEILDLGEQSDNPAQIRSSNNYTLCALFEQAGADSIQLGVAPDDKDSIMQTFENALSSADILISTGGVSVGDYDFVKDIIPRLGAEIVYKGVAIKPGKHIIVAQRNGKFILALPGFAYSSTVTSILYGLPLVSKMLGTKEAYKKIEAKLSEDFTKRSRLSEFSACNVELIDGEYFVNFKDKKVGSSAILTNLLNSSALMITSQDDGDLEKGTFVSVILLESF; encoded by the coding sequence ATGAAATTATTATCGTATGAAACAAGTCAAACAATGTTGGATTTATTGGATGTTGGAAATTTAAGAACTCAAAATTTACCTCTTAGCTCTTCTCTAGGGCGTATTTTAGCTGAGGATATAGTAGCAGAGTTTCACGATCCTCAATTTCCAACAGCATCTATGGATGGTTATGCACTTAAGCATGAAGATTTAGATGAAGATAGCATCTTGATTCTTGGAGATAATCCAGCAGGACATAATGAAACTAGAATAGTAAATAGTGGCGAATGTATTAAAACTTTTACAGGTTCAAAAATGCCAGAAGGAACAGATACACTTATACAAATAGAAAATGTAAGTGTGAATGATGGAAAAATCATCATTGATGAAAAGGTTTCTTTTGCCTCTTCTGTTCGTCCAATTGCTGAAGCTTACAGTAGCGGAGATATTCTTATACAAAAAGGTACAAAGATAGGCTTTGCTGAGATAGGTGTTATGGCTGGTTTAAACTGTGTAATGGTAAAAGTTGCATTAAAACCAAGAGTTGCAGTTATCTCAACAGGTAGTGAAATTTTAGACCTTGGAGAGCAAAGTGATAATCCTGCACAAATAAGAAGCTCAAACAATTATACACTTTGTGCTTTGTTTGAACAAGCTGGAGCAGATTCTATTCAACTTGGTGTTGCCCCTGATGATAAAGACTCAATTATGCAAACATTTGAAAATGCTCTTAGCTCGGCTGATATTCTTATAAGTACAGGTGGAGTAAGTGTTGGAGATTATGATTTTGTAAAAGATATTATTCCGCGTCTTGGAGCGGAGATTGTTTACAAAGGTGTAGCGATAAAACCAGGTAAACATATTATAGTGGCACAGAGAAATGGAAAGTTTATTTTAGCTCTTCCTGGATTTGCATATTCTTCAACAGTTACTTCTATACTTTATGGACTTCCTCTTGTTTCAAAAATGCTTGGAACTAAAGAAGCATATAAAAAGATAGAAGCAAAACTTAGTGAAGATTTTACAAAACGAAGTCGTCTTAGCGAGTTTAGTGCTTGTAATGTTGAACTTATAGATGGAGAGTACTTCGTAAACTTTAAAGATAAAAAAGTTGGAAGCTCCGCAATACTTACAAATCTTTTAAACTCTAGTGCTTTAATGATTACAAGTCAAGATGATGGGGACCTTGAAAAA
- a CDS encoding molybdopterin synthase catalytic subunit gives MLNLYDGSLDVPTILKDWYEQEVTSNYGAYIPFVGTVRSEDEIEGLSFDIYEPILQKWFNSWQKKAKVKGAIIKMAHSRGDVMLHESSYIAAVFSPKRRVALEFIDEFVEDFKASAPIWKYDLKDGQRIYAKDRSTAIKGSGILK, from the coding sequence ATGCTGAATCTTTATGATGGCTCTTTAGATGTACCAACAATTTTAAAGGATTGGTATGAGCAAGAAGTAACAAGTAATTATGGGGCTTATATACCTTTTGTTGGAACTGTTAGAAGTGAAGATGAAATAGAGGGACTTAGTTTTGATATATACGAGCCTATTTTACAAAAATGGTTTAATTCTTGGCAAAAAAAAGCAAAAGTAAAAGGTGCGATTATAAAAATGGCTCACTCTCGTGGAGATGTAATGCTTCATGAATCATCTTATATAGCAGCAGTTTTTTCTCCAAAAAGAAGAGTTGCCTTAGAGTTTATAGATGAATTTGTAGAAGACTTTAAAGCATCTGCTCCTATTTGGAAATATGATTTAAAAGATGGGCAACGCATCTATGCCAAAGATAGATCAACAGCTATAAAAGGGAGTGGCATTTTAAAATGA
- a CDS encoding MoaD/ThiS family protein, whose protein sequence is MVRVEFLGPIQKEPLELDITNLNELANILQDDAQMKEWLETSAVAVNDTLVSTRDFVLKDGDRVALLPPVCGG, encoded by the coding sequence TTGGTAAGAGTTGAATTTTTAGGACCGATACAAAAAGAACCTTTAGAGTTAGATATTACAAATTTAAATGAATTAGCAAATATACTTCAAGATGATGCACAGATGAAAGAGTGGTTAGAGACTTCTGCGGTTGCAGTAAATGATACACTTGTAAGCACAAGAGATTTTGTTTTAAAAGATGGAGATAGAGTAGCACTTCTTCCTCCCGTTTGTGGAGGCTAA
- a CDS encoding MqnA/MqnD/SBP family protein, whose protein sequence is MVFGKIEYLNLLPFHVFMKRFTKSNQQSMSMHYKRGVPAKINKEFLSHRVDAAFISSISAKNHNHVNLGIIAKKEVLSVLVVPNVKNEADIESASSNVLAKILDIKGKVLIGDKALKHYLDKKPYIDLASQWNSRYKLPFVFALLCYHKDKRLYKNIEAQFLKQKIKIPQYLLKSASIRTGISKENILNYLSYISYDLDFKAKKGLSLFYKKSSY, encoded by the coding sequence ATGGTTTTTGGAAAAATAGAATATTTAAATCTTTTACCTTTTCATGTGTTTATGAAACGCTTTACGAAAAGCAATCAGCAAAGTATGAGTATGCATTATAAAAGAGGAGTTCCTGCAAAGATAAACAAAGAATTTTTATCTCATAGAGTAGATGCTGCTTTTATCTCTAGCATAAGTGCAAAAAATCATAACCACGTAAACTTGGGAATAATCGCAAAAAAAGAAGTTCTTAGTGTCTTAGTTGTCCCAAATGTAAAAAATGAAGCCGATATAGAGTCAGCTAGTTCTAATGTACTTGCAAAAATTTTAGATATCAAAGGTAAAGTTCTAATAGGTGATAAAGCTCTTAAGCATTACCTCGATAAAAAACCTTATATAGACTTAGCATCTCAGTGGAATTCTAGATACAAACTACCATTTGTTTTTGCTCTACTTTGCTATCACAAAGATAAGCGTTTATATAAAAATATTGAAGCACAATTCTTAAAACAAAAAATAAAAATCCCACAATATCTTTTAAAATCAGCATCTATAAGAACAGGTATTTCAAAAGAAAATATACTTAACTATCTTTCATACATTTCGTATGACTTGGATTTTAAAGCAAAAAAAGGTCTTTCACTTTTTTATAAAAAAAGTTCCTATTAA
- a CDS encoding cytochrome-c peroxidase — MKTTLLLLFPIVLFASEPILPIPIDIKVDLKKAKLGQKLFFDTTLSRDNSTSCFSCHDVFNGGADPDIVSKGFANKKGNVQSPTVLNARYNFKQFWNGRAEDLTQQADGPINNPVEHNMNPRIIEDRLNNSSQYKKIFKLVYGTSVISYKQVLDAIVEFENALTTPNSKFDKFLRGEISLSKNEKDGYILFKKNGCITCHNGINIGGNAFQKMGTFLEYETKNDYPDRSKITHNPNHKNVFKVPTLRNINKTAPYFHDGSAKTLKEALSVMTKHNLGIKLDDREVKKIISFLKTLDGELPKILRGK, encoded by the coding sequence ATGAAGACAACATTATTACTTTTGTTTCCTATTGTTCTCTTCGCCTCTGAACCTATATTACCAATTCCTATAGATATAAAAGTAGATTTAAAAAAAGCGAAACTTGGTCAAAAACTATTTTTTGATACTACTCTTTCTAGAGATAATTCAACCTCCTGCTTTAGCTGTCATGATGTTTTTAATGGTGGAGCTGACCCTGATATAGTCTCTAAAGGTTTCGCAAATAAAAAAGGCAATGTCCAATCCCCTACAGTATTAAACGCTAGATACAACTTTAAACAATTTTGGAATGGTCGAGCAGAAGACCTAACACAACAAGCTGATGGTCCCATAAACAACCCAGTTGAACATAACATGAATCCAAGAATTATTGAAGATAGACTAAATAATTCATCACAATACAAAAAAATATTTAAACTTGTTTATGGAACTTCAGTAATTTCCTACAAACAAGTCCTAGATGCTATAGTAGAATTTGAGAATGCTCTAACCACACCAAACTCCAAGTTTGACAAATTTTTAAGAGGCGAAATTAGCCTAAGTAAAAATGAAAAAGATGGTTATATTCTTTTTAAAAAAAATGGCTGTATTACTTGTCATAATGGAATTAATATTGGTGGTAATGCATTTCAAAAAATGGGAACATTTTTAGAGTATGAAACAAAAAATGACTATCCTGACAGAAGTAAAATTACACATAATCCAAATCATAAAAATGTTTTTAAAGTTCCTACACTTAGAAACATAAATAAAACAGCTCCTTACTTTCATGATGGCAGTGCTAAGACACTAAAAGAAGCTTTGAGTGTAATGACTAAACATAACTTAGGAATTAAACTTGATGATAGAGAAGTTAAAAAAATTATTTCATTTTTGAAAACACTCGATGGTGAACTACCTAAAATACTGAGGGGAAAATGA